AATAATGTAATATTCCCTCCAAATTGTATCTATTGAGCTATCGTATAGTTCACTTTTGAGATAGTTAAGCATCATATTTCCAGCTATAAATTCTCATAACGGTCATCTGCTATAATAGGGACAATTTACCGAGCTCCCGCCCATTTATCATCCTGGATTTAACCATCTTCATCCGCAACTCCCCTTATAACTCCCATAAGCCTAACCTCTTGATAGTATGCTAAATATTCATAAACGCAAGGCCCTTCTTCCCTTATATGAAACGCACGTTTGAAAGGAAAATTTGCAATCACCTTCTGTTCAATTGATTACTTTTGCAATGCACGATATTTAATTCTCGATGATTATGAATGCTACCCTTACTACAGAAGATGCCATAAAACTGGAAGATACTTATGGAGCCCACAACTATCATCCGCTTCCTGTTGTATTGGACAGGGGAGAAGGGGTTTATGTATGGGATGTAGAAGGCAAAAGGTATTTCGACTTTCTTTCTGCTTACTCCGCAGTTAACCAGGGACATTGCCACCCCCGTATTGTGGATGCGATGATCACGCAAGCAAAGAAACTCACCCTTACTTCAAGGGCATTTTACAACAGTGCACTGGGAATGTATGAACAGTTTGTCACTTCCTATTTTAACTATGATAAGGTCTTACCGATAAATTCAGGAGTGGAGGCAGTTGAGACTGCCATCAAGCTTTGCCGTAAATGGGGATATACCAAAAAGAACATACCGGCCGACAAGGCGATCATACTGGTATGCGAGAATAACTTTCACGGCCGAACGGTTGCCGTGGTTTCCGCATCCACTGACGAGGAAGCCAGAAGTCAGTTCGGTCCATATGCTCCGGGATTTAAAGTGATTCCCTACAACGACATTCCAGCTTTGGAGAATGCCCTAAAGGATCCGCATGTGGCAGGCTTACTTGTGGAGCCCATTCAAGGGGAGGCAGGTGTATTTGTTCCGGATGAAGGATATCTCTCCAGTGCCCACGCACTGTGTAAAAAAGCCGGTGTACTGTTTATTGCGGACGAAGTTCAGACCGGCCTGGCCCGTACCGGAAAAATGCTGGCCTGCGACCATGAAAATGTCAGACCCGATGTGCTGATTCTTGGAAAAGCCCTTTCCGGTGGTGTTTATCCGGTGTCTGCGGTGTTGGCCGACAATGATATTATGCTCTGTATCCAACCCGGTGAACACGGTTCAACCTTCGGCGGAAACCCCATT
The nucleotide sequence above comes from Flavobacteriales bacterium. Encoded proteins:
- the rocD gene encoding ornithine--oxo-acid transaminase; the encoded protein is MNATLTTEDAIKLEDTYGAHNYHPLPVVLDRGEGVYVWDVEGKRYFDFLSAYSAVNQGHCHPRIVDAMITQAKKLTLTSRAFYNSALGMYEQFVTSYFNYDKVLPINSGVEAVETAIKLCRKWGYTKKNIPADKAIILVCENNFHGRTVAVVSASTDEEARSQFGPYAPGFKVIPYNDIPALENALKDPHVAGLLVEPIQGEAGVFVPDEGYLSSAHALCKKAGVLFIADEVQTGLARTGKMLACDHENVRPDVLILGKALSGGVYPVSAVLADNDIMLCIQPGEHGSTFGGNPIACHVAMAALQVLKDEKLAENAQKLGEILRNELRSMESVSVQEVRGKGLLNAIVIKHPKGKTAWDLCSMLKENGLLAKPTHGDKIRFAPPLVITEDQLSECIEIIRRTLMAFDAS